One window of the Chryseotalea sp. WA131a genome contains the following:
- a CDS encoding DUF2177 family protein, whose product MDFLFSFKFLKIALLSAVLFILLDFLWLAVIASPWYRNALGYLSQLSAEGKITFNIPAGLIAQLAISFTLSFVIMLSLQVDNRLVTAMLVGGFIGLAFYACYDFTNLSFVKDWPLWISLIDMAWGTLQGVLAGVYVYFMNQHF is encoded by the coding sequence ATGGATTTTCTGTTTTCCTTTAAGTTTTTAAAAATAGCATTGCTATCAGCAGTTCTTTTCATCCTGCTGGATTTTCTATGGTTGGCCGTGATCGCTTCACCTTGGTATAGAAACGCACTAGGCTACTTATCTCAGTTGAGTGCCGAAGGTAAAATCACTTTCAACATTCCCGCAGGTTTAATAGCTCAGCTTGCAATTTCGTTTACCCTTTCGTTCGTCATTATGCTTAGCCTTCAAGTTGACAACCGGTTGGTAACCGCAATGCTGGTCGGTGGATTTATCGGGCTTGCCTTCTATGCTTGTTACGATTTTACAAACCTATCTTTTGTAAAAGATTGGCCGCTATGGATCTCCTTAATCGATATGGCGTGGGGAACGTTGCAAGGTGTATTGGCAGGTGTTTATGTCTATTTTATGAATCAGCATTTTTAA
- a CDS encoding DUF4918 family protein: MLSPHITHFNKGLSISIRLPKGIVVLNPFKDEVTRYLSEAFYKKYYSDSNKRTAIIGINPGRFGSGITGVPFTDPINLEKYCGIKNNLPKKHELSSEFVYRVIEAYGGLQNFYGDFYFTSVSPLGFTKDGKNINYYDDKVLQTKLEDFICESFTTQLSWGINREVAFVFGEGKNYDFLEKLNQQHRFFKLLIPLPHPRFIMQYKRKKVDEYIALYLRALQGTT; encoded by the coding sequence GTGTTATCGCCACACATCACACATTTTAATAAAGGTCTTTCGATTTCAATTCGCCTCCCGAAAGGAATTGTGGTACTGAATCCTTTTAAGGACGAGGTAACGCGATACCTGAGCGAAGCCTTCTATAAAAAGTACTATTCAGACTCCAACAAGCGCACAGCTATTATTGGTATCAATCCTGGTCGGTTTGGGAGCGGCATCACGGGAGTGCCGTTTACTGACCCTATCAACTTAGAGAAATACTGTGGTATCAAAAATAACCTGCCCAAAAAGCACGAACTATCATCCGAATTTGTGTATCGCGTCATAGAGGCCTATGGTGGGTTGCAAAATTTTTATGGTGATTTCTATTTTACTTCCGTATCACCTCTGGGCTTCACCAAAGACGGAAAGAACATCAACTACTATGATGACAAAGTTCTTCAAACGAAATTGGAAGATTTCATTTGCGAATCCTTCACCACCCAACTAAGTTGGGGCATCAACCGCGAAGTTGCATTTGTTTTTGGTGAAGGCAAGAATTACGATTTTTTGGAAAAACTCAATCAACAGCACCGATTTTTTAAATTACTTATTCCGCTTCCTCATCCACGTTTCATCATGCAATACAAGCGCAAGAAGGTAGATGAATACATTGCCTTATATTTGCGGGCTTTACAGGGTACTACGTAG
- the hrpB gene encoding ATP-dependent helicase HrpB gives MSSYPVLEILPELKQKLKSDKIVILQAPPGAGKSTVLPLELLHENWLNGKKMVMLEPRRLAARSVATRIASLREEEVGKTVGYQVRFENTTNATTRIDVVTEGILTRKIQTDPSLEGVGLVIFDEFHERSLHADLALALCLQVQQLLREDLRILIMSATLDGEKLSSILKAPIITSVGKQYPVAIKYIVPERDAAISSLMVRAIKKAIHENQGDLLAFLPGVGEIRQVQELLSNESFVVMPLYGDLPFKKQQEAILPNAQGMRKVVLATSIAETSLTIEGINTVIDSGYSRAPTFDPRSGLTKLETIRVTKDAADQRAGRAGRLGPGSCYRLWSESVQLNLQPSRQPEILDADLTSLVLELANWGVKDVFELTWITPPPRGAVNQAIELLNQLEALEGNKITHRGKQILKLPTHPRIAHMLLSKSTPVAGGGVGINLAIDIAAILEERDPLSKEAGADLSLRIEVLSKWRREEKVNADRNVLQRIERLATAWRKILNVKVDNSLVADTDVGLLLMEAYPERIAQQVTKQSERYKLANGRVAKLPDHDALHRESWLCIAQLDAGRSEGKIFLAAPLNEADLISKSREVENVKWDGERGMISASLERRMGSLVFSAKQISKVSDEKRVEVLLAALLEEGLSLIGWGEKQKEWQARIISLAKWRPEENWPLVTDEQLIETAGVWLIPFINDCSKRTELQRLDLNAITQAILPWEMNAKLDQLAPEKLKVPSGSMIKLQYDEQGNTPIMEVRLQEMFGLLDTPAINEGRTKVILHLLSPGYKPVQVTQDLKSFWQTMYHEVRSELRRRYPRHHWPEDPWTAEAVRGAIRKRH, from the coding sequence ATGTCTTCTTACCCCGTCCTCGAAATCCTTCCTGAGTTAAAGCAAAAGCTCAAATCAGATAAGATCGTAATTCTTCAAGCTCCACCTGGGGCGGGCAAGTCGACTGTCTTGCCTTTGGAGTTACTGCACGAGAATTGGTTGAATGGAAAAAAAATGGTGATGCTGGAGCCGAGGCGATTGGCTGCACGATCGGTGGCCACGCGCATCGCTAGTTTAAGAGAAGAGGAAGTGGGTAAAACCGTAGGTTACCAGGTTCGTTTTGAAAATACTACTAATGCCACCACTCGCATCGATGTGGTGACGGAGGGAATCTTGACAAGGAAAATTCAAACAGATCCTTCGTTGGAAGGAGTAGGGTTAGTGATTTTCGATGAATTTCACGAGCGGAGTTTGCATGCGGATCTGGCATTGGCTTTATGCCTGCAAGTTCAACAATTACTGCGCGAGGATTTGCGTATCCTCATCATGTCGGCTACGCTGGATGGCGAAAAGCTTTCTTCCATTTTGAAAGCCCCGATTATTACGAGTGTTGGCAAGCAATATCCGGTGGCGATAAAATACATAGTGCCCGAGCGCGATGCTGCAATTTCTTCATTGATGGTTCGGGCGATTAAGAAAGCCATTCACGAAAACCAGGGTGATCTACTCGCTTTTCTTCCGGGTGTTGGCGAAATTCGACAAGTGCAAGAATTATTGAGCAACGAAAGTTTTGTAGTCATGCCCTTGTATGGCGATTTGCCTTTTAAGAAGCAACAAGAAGCGATTTTGCCAAATGCCCAAGGAATGCGGAAAGTGGTGTTGGCCACTTCCATTGCCGAAACTTCATTAACGATAGAAGGAATCAATACGGTGATTGATTCAGGGTATTCGCGCGCGCCAACGTTTGATCCACGCAGTGGACTTACAAAGTTGGAAACCATTCGTGTAACCAAAGATGCTGCCGATCAGCGTGCTGGACGTGCGGGTAGGCTTGGGCCAGGCAGTTGCTACAGACTGTGGTCAGAGAGTGTCCAACTGAATTTACAACCATCGCGACAACCAGAAATTTTGGATGCTGATTTGACATCGTTGGTGCTGGAGTTGGCAAATTGGGGAGTGAAAGATGTTTTTGAATTAACATGGATCACACCTCCGCCAAGAGGGGCAGTTAACCAGGCAATTGAATTATTGAATCAGTTGGAAGCTTTGGAGGGGAACAAGATTACTCATCGCGGCAAGCAGATTTTAAAACTGCCTACGCACCCGCGCATAGCCCACATGTTGCTGAGCAAATCTACGCCTGTAGCGGGAGGAGGCGTGGGTATAAATTTAGCAATTGACATAGCTGCGATATTAGAAGAACGCGATCCTTTGTCCAAAGAGGCCGGTGCTGATTTGAGTTTACGCATTGAGGTATTGAGCAAGTGGAGAAGAGAGGAAAAGGTAAATGCAGATAGAAATGTGTTGCAGCGGATTGAACGATTGGCCACCGCATGGCGAAAAATTTTAAATGTGAAAGTCGATAACTCGTTGGTGGCCGATACAGATGTTGGGTTGTTGTTAATGGAGGCCTATCCAGAGCGGATAGCCCAACAAGTTACCAAGCAAAGCGAGCGATATAAATTGGCCAATGGTCGGGTGGCAAAATTGCCGGACCATGATGCCCTGCATCGCGAATCGTGGCTGTGCATTGCGCAGTTAGATGCAGGCCGAAGTGAGGGCAAGATTTTTTTAGCTGCCCCACTTAATGAAGCGGATTTGATTTCAAAAAGTCGAGAAGTTGAAAATGTAAAGTGGGATGGAGAGCGGGGAATGATTTCGGCTTCACTTGAAAGACGAATGGGTAGCTTAGTTTTTTCCGCAAAGCAGATTTCAAAAGTTTCGGATGAAAAAAGAGTAGAGGTTTTACTAGCTGCGCTGCTTGAGGAGGGATTATCCTTGATTGGTTGGGGAGAGAAACAAAAAGAATGGCAAGCACGCATTATCAGTTTAGCAAAATGGCGACCCGAAGAAAACTGGCCATTGGTAACGGACGAACAACTAATCGAAACGGCAGGTGTTTGGTTAATACCATTTATAAATGATTGTTCCAAACGAACAGAATTACAGCGACTGGATTTGAATGCCATCACGCAAGCTATTTTGCCTTGGGAGATGAACGCAAAGCTTGACCAGCTGGCGCCTGAGAAACTAAAAGTGCCAAGTGGTTCGATGATTAAGCTTCAATACGATGAGCAGGGCAACACGCCAATTATGGAAGTGCGTTTACAGGAAATGTTTGGGTTATTGGATACGCCAGCAATCAATGAAGGCCGCACAAAAGTGATCCTGCATTTGCTTTCTCCTGGCTACAAACCCGTGCAAGTAACGCAAGACTTAAAAAGTTTTTGGCAAACCATGTATCACGAGGTGCGGAGCGAACTTCGAAGACGGTATCCCCGCCACCATTGGCCAGAGGATCCGTGGACGGCAGAGGCAGTGAGGGGGGCTATTCGGAAAAGACATTAG
- a CDS encoding aminotransferase class V-fold PLP-dependent enzyme produces the protein MLHRRNVLKYLGLSALSLSAISSHANSIEPLLRTDNPNYWDSMRKQFMLSNDSVFFNCGTVGVMPRVVVEKMTEHTNYLATNVADWAYKDDNKEQFISGYNNLLPIRTKVAKLLNCEIGEIAMTDNVTNGMSYLANGMTLQPGDEILTTDQEHGGDQSAWKVKEKRFGAVFKTVVIGKPINSSSEVFDTIVKAFTPKTKVLMLSHMISGSGAILPVKELCAEARKRGIFTVLDGAQTVGQIKVDIKDIDCDAYVGCFHKWMGAPCGTGFMFVKAEHLKNLWTTVASYRWDDHADEGFRFTQRGTGNFSVLFGLEAALDFHFQLGADKVYERIKFLGNRLRHGLRENKKVKIFSPKEEAMCAGITLYNIDGMTGTQLQDAYWAKAKMRPRSQGDVFGVRHSTHIFNSEGEIDRALKIVNELSA, from the coding sequence ATGCTCCACCGCAGAAATGTTTTAAAGTACTTGGGCCTTTCGGCACTTTCGCTTTCGGCCATCTCTAGTCACGCCAATTCAATTGAACCACTGTTGCGAACAGATAATCCTAACTATTGGGACAGCATGCGCAAACAATTTATGCTATCCAATGATAGCGTATTTTTTAACTGTGGCACAGTAGGAGTAATGCCGCGTGTGGTGGTGGAAAAGATGACCGAGCACACAAACTATTTAGCTACCAACGTAGCCGACTGGGCCTACAAAGACGATAACAAAGAACAATTCATCAGTGGCTATAATAATTTATTGCCCATTCGCACCAAAGTGGCTAAACTACTTAATTGCGAGATCGGTGAAATTGCCATGACGGATAACGTGACCAATGGCATGAGTTACCTAGCCAATGGTATGACGTTGCAACCCGGTGATGAAATTTTAACCACCGACCAAGAACATGGTGGCGATCAGTCAGCGTGGAAGGTAAAAGAAAAGCGGTTTGGTGCTGTTTTCAAAACCGTGGTCATTGGTAAACCCATCAACAGTTCATCGGAAGTTTTTGATACGATTGTGAAGGCCTTCACTCCCAAAACAAAAGTGCTGATGCTTTCACACATGATTTCCGGCAGTGGTGCAATTTTGCCTGTGAAAGAGTTATGTGCCGAAGCGAGGAAGCGCGGCATCTTTACGGTGCTGGATGGTGCGCAAACCGTTGGGCAAATTAAAGTGGACATAAAAGACATTGACTGCGATGCGTATGTTGGCTGTTTTCACAAATGGATGGGCGCACCTTGTGGCACTGGCTTTATGTTTGTAAAAGCAGAACATCTTAAAAATCTTTGGACTACCGTAGCCAGCTATCGATGGGACGACCATGCCGATGAAGGATTTCGCTTTACCCAACGAGGCACCGGAAATTTCTCGGTATTGTTTGGGTTAGAAGCGGCACTGGATTTTCATTTTCAACTGGGTGCTGATAAAGTGTATGAACGGATTAAATTTTTAGGCAACCGCTTGCGCCATGGTCTTCGTGAAAACAAGAAAGTAAAAATCTTTTCACCCAAAGAAGAAGCCATGTGTGCGGGCATCACACTTTACAACATCGATGGCATGACGGGCACACAATTGCAAGACGCCTATTGGGCAAAAGCAAAAATGCGCCCACGGTCGCAAGGCGATGTATTTGGAGTGCGGCATTCCACGCATATTTTTAATAGTGAAGGCGAGATCGATCGTGCGCTGAAAATAGTTAATGAATTATCGGCCTAG
- a CDS encoding ATP-binding protein has product MINRALTSELDTLLTEFPAVALLGPRQVGKTTLAQSILKKHKRKTIYFDLENDNDLAKLKDAAFVFDQYQDHCIILDEVQRMPSLFAQLRPIIDRHRKPGRFLLTGSASPTLVKGVSESLAGRIAFAELTPINWVEAKKSRIGLARHWFRGGFPMALTANTDAAFVRWMENFIRTYIERDLSQLFGVGLSEKTMRNFWYMLAGNQGAIWNGEKYARALGVSSPTVKRYVDFMEGAFLVRSLPAWYVNTTKRLVKAPKIYLRDCGLLHVLNRIGNMANMHLHLGVGASWEGYVIEQVYQLKPKGIDLYYYRTFHGAECDLLLVRGLTPIMAVEIKHAANPSLSKGFYTVLDDLKITRGYVIVSKEGLQLLEKRITCSGLLYFLTDILPKL; this is encoded by the coding sequence ATGATAAACCGCGCGCTTACGTCAGAATTGGATACACTGCTTACCGAATTTCCTGCGGTGGCGCTACTGGGGCCACGCCAAGTGGGCAAAACTACGCTTGCCCAAAGTATTCTGAAAAAGCACAAACGGAAAACCATCTATTTCGATTTGGAAAACGACAACGACTTGGCAAAACTAAAAGATGCTGCTTTTGTTTTCGATCAATATCAAGACCATTGTATTATACTAGACGAAGTGCAGCGCATGCCCAGTTTGTTTGCCCAACTGCGCCCAATAATAGATCGGCACCGTAAGCCAGGCCGGTTTCTCCTTACCGGCTCGGCATCACCCACGTTGGTGAAAGGCGTCTCCGAATCGCTTGCCGGACGAATCGCCTTTGCTGAACTTACACCCATCAATTGGGTAGAAGCGAAAAAAAGCCGCATAGGCTTGGCGCGTCATTGGTTTCGGGGTGGCTTCCCGATGGCCCTCACAGCCAATACTGATGCCGCATTTGTTCGGTGGATGGAAAATTTCATCCGTACCTATATTGAACGTGACTTATCGCAACTGTTTGGTGTGGGGCTTTCAGAAAAAACCATGCGTAATTTTTGGTATATGTTGGCTGGCAACCAAGGGGCCATCTGGAATGGTGAAAAGTACGCGCGCGCGCTTGGAGTAAGTAGCCCTACCGTGAAAAGGTATGTAGATTTTATGGAAGGCGCATTTTTAGTACGCTCATTGCCGGCTTGGTATGTAAACACCACCAAGCGCTTGGTGAAAGCGCCCAAAATATATTTGCGCGACTGTGGCTTGCTGCATGTGCTTAATCGCATTGGCAACATGGCCAACATGCACCTGCATCTAGGAGTGGGCGCCTCGTGGGAGGGTTATGTAATTGAACAGGTGTATCAGCTCAAACCCAAGGGCATAGACCTGTACTACTATCGTACTTTCCATGGCGCAGAGTGCGATTTACTATTAGTGAGAGGGCTAACGCCTATAATGGCCGTTGAAATTAAACACGCAGCTAACCCTTCGCTATCGAAAGGATTTTATACGGTACTTGACGATTTGAAAATAACACGAGGGTACGTAATCGTTTCTAAAGAAGGTTTACAACTCTTAGAGAAACGAATAACCTGTAGCGGGTTGTTGTATTTTTTAACGGACATACTTCCTAAGCTGTAA
- the cas2 gene encoding CRISPR-associated endonuclease Cas2 — protein sequence MPIEDIGAVPPTETKQDKKNYTDFRKKMQKDGFTMFQFSAYLRHCSSRENAEVHVKRVQRNLPPKGHVGILTVTDKQFGMMQVFFGGVEKEKAPVPQQLELF from the coding sequence ATACCTATTGAAGACATTGGTGCGGTACCGCCCACCGAAACCAAGCAAGACAAAAAGAACTATACCGACTTTCGCAAAAAAATGCAGAAAGACGGCTTCACCATGTTTCAATTTAGTGCCTATTTGCGCCACTGCTCCAGCCGAGAAAATGCCGAAGTGCACGTAAAGCGTGTACAGCGAAATTTACCGCCCAAAGGGCATGTGGGGATACTTACCGTTACGGATAAGCAATTTGGCATGATGCAAGTATTTTTTGGCGGGGTAGAAAAAGAAAAAGCCCCGGTGCCACAACAGCTAGAACTGTTTTAG
- a CDS encoding AraC family transcriptional regulator produces MLLKDFLPHPSVSQFVRLYRIVHFSFDNNLTSFPVKAYAPRPEQILAFFPYDTEKAEYKISKRKMDHFRTTLTGQQLEVINRTVARNILVIQIVFQPSGLYQLLGIPSNELTNQYIDAELVLTSDINFVNEQLYHAKSYDEMLKVAHNFVLSLIRKRAKDSHPLDRISKIILRQDSRFSIDLLARESCCSHKQFERKFKERVGVTPKLFSRVTRFDKAFILKNKQPHLDWLTIAIQCGYYDYQHLVRDYKEFTGCSPTSFYEIENKSPERSLGLSEAWYRYAIEDQTFD; encoded by the coding sequence ATGCTTTTAAAGGATTTTCTTCCCCACCCAAGTGTAAGTCAATTTGTACGCCTTTATCGGATCGTTCATTTTTCGTTTGATAATAACCTTACATCTTTCCCAGTCAAAGCCTACGCGCCACGACCTGAGCAGATTTTGGCCTTTTTTCCTTATGATACTGAGAAAGCAGAGTACAAGATTAGTAAAAGGAAGATGGATCATTTTAGGACTACCCTCACGGGGCAGCAGCTGGAAGTTATCAATCGCACGGTTGCCAGAAATATCTTGGTAATCCAGATTGTGTTTCAGCCTTCAGGTTTATATCAACTGCTGGGCATTCCATCAAACGAATTAACAAACCAATACATAGATGCCGAACTCGTACTTACATCAGATATCAACTTTGTAAATGAGCAACTTTATCATGCGAAAAGTTACGATGAGATGTTGAAAGTTGCACATAACTTTGTTTTAAGCTTGATACGCAAACGTGCCAAAGACTCACATCCGTTAGATAGGATTAGTAAAATTATCTTAAGGCAGGATTCAAGGTTTTCAATAGATTTGTTAGCACGTGAGTCTTGTTGCAGCCATAAACAATTTGAAAGAAAATTTAAAGAGCGTGTGGGAGTTACACCAAAATTGTTTTCGCGTGTCACTCGTTTTGATAAAGCTTTCATCTTAAAAAACAAGCAGCCGCACTTAGACTGGTTAACAATAGCAATCCAGTGTGGTTACTATGATTATCAGCATTTGGTAAGAGACTACAAGGAGTTTACTGGATGCTCGCCCACTTCATTTTATGAAATAGAAAATAAATCACCCGAGCGTTCGCTCGGGCTAAGTGAGGCTTGGTATCGCTACGCTATTGAAGATCAAACTTTCGATTAA
- a CDS encoding cupin domain-containing protein: protein MKRKQFLLSSMMLGLASTALASNLKINKGNPTLKTFYLPPDPTPLIPEHGLDIRLKVRSKQTNNQFSCIDFAVAPKTMGPSPHVHEALDELMYVHEGVVSVLVGTEVVEVKAGGWHFRPKGIVHTFWNSSDKVARGTDMYFNQNFDDFLEELFFKLIPEMAQRNLPPTHPEMAKKLTDLDKRFGITTFNNQRQAIVDKFGLS, encoded by the coding sequence ATGAAAAGGAAACAATTTCTTCTATCGAGTATGATGCTTGGCCTAGCATCCACTGCCCTCGCAAGTAATTTAAAGATCAACAAAGGTAATCCAACACTGAAAACTTTTTATTTGCCGCCCGATCCAACGCCCCTAATACCCGAGCATGGGTTGGATATACGGCTCAAAGTAAGGAGCAAGCAAACGAATAACCAGTTCTCGTGTATCGATTTCGCTGTGGCACCTAAAACAATGGGTCCATCTCCTCATGTGCATGAAGCCTTAGATGAATTAATGTACGTTCATGAAGGCGTAGTTAGTGTTTTGGTAGGCACTGAGGTAGTTGAAGTAAAGGCGGGTGGTTGGCATTTCAGACCCAAAGGTATTGTTCACACTTTTTGGAATTCCTCCGATAAAGTAGCGCGAGGCACCGATATGTATTTCAACCAAAACTTTGACGATTTTTTGGAGGAGCTTTTCTTCAAGCTGATCCCAGAAATGGCACAACGCAATTTACCCCCAACCCATCCAGAGATGGCAAAGAAATTAACTGATCTTGATAAACGATTCGGAATTACAACGTTTAATAACCAACGCCAAGCCATCGTTGACAAATTTGGTTTGAGTTGA